One stretch of Nicotiana tabacum cultivar K326 chromosome 18, ASM71507v2, whole genome shotgun sequence DNA includes these proteins:
- the LOC107781302 gene encoding uncharacterized protein LOC107781302: MRQIVNLLSQRAPGTLPSDTKKNPKETIKAVSLRSGKELTDPIVKAKSEVVNKQIETPSEEKNEEKKSQNNGVQNENEESRHMPALPFPQKMKREKLGKCFGRFLEMLKQLYVNIQFTEVLTQMPAYAKFLKKILSSKRKFEETTMVKLNAHCSAILQKEIPQKCGDPGSFTTPCSLGSDNFDKALSDLGASINLMPLFVFSKLESELGVIQSIPVSLQLAN; encoded by the coding sequence ATGAGACAGATTGTAAATTTGTTGTCTCAGAGGGCTCCTGGGACTCTTCCATCCGACACTAAAAAGAACCCGAAGGAAACAATCAAAGCGGTATCTCTGAGAAGCGGAAAAGAATTGACTGATCCAATAGTGAAGGCTAAATCAGAAGTGGTCAACAAGCAGATTGAGACACCATCAGAGGAAAAGAATGAAGAGAAAAAAAGCCAGAATAACGGGGtgcaaaatgaaaatgaagaaagtAGACATATGCCAGCTCTACCTTTTCCTCAAAAGATGAAGCGGGAGAAACTTGGCAAGTGTTTTGGGAGATTCTTGGAGATGCTCAAACAACTTTATGTGAACATACAGTTCACAGAGGTACTCACTCAGATGCCCGcttatgcaaagttcttgaagaaaattcTATCTAGCAAGAGAAAATTTGAGGAGACAACAATGGTCAAGCTGAATGCCCACTGCAGTgctatattacaaaaagaaattCCCCAAAAGTGTGGGGACCCAGGAAGCTTCACCACACCATGCTCGTTGGGGAGTGACAATTTTGACAAGGCCCTTAGTGATTTAGGTGCCTCTATAAATCTAATGCCTCTATTTGTATTCAGTAAACTGGAAAGTGAACTTGGAGTGATCCAATCAATACCAGTGTCCCTACAACTGGCCAACTAG